aaaacaaaagaagcaGCAAGTTACATTGCCTTGGCCATGTTTGCAGTATTTTGTCGGGAAACATTCCCCGCGCTCACTTATGTCGCAGTTTGTTCTTAAGATCGTTCATTCCATACTTCATTAACTTTCGGGCCCAATTATGTACAcctttcttattaatatttaaaatctgtaaAGGGACATATCTCTTTGGATTAAAttggttataaatattaatgtaaagttaaataaaattattttttgtgaattgtgtttacaatattattttgtttatgttgtgtATTGTCAGcgtcatttttgtatttagcaATAATTATAATGCACTTGGTTTGGGGTGAATGTAGTcaggtttttaaaataaatgttggtaAAAATGGTATtcaagtgttatttattttatcaatcctGTTAGGATTACGagttgtactattttttttatgaagttgtcGTCCGCGCGTAGCTTGTCGAAAAACGCGAAAGAAAGAAGTTTGCACGAAAACcggaggcctttgcctagcagcTAGCAGTAGGGTCTCATACAGGCCTAATAGAGAAAAGGCCGCACCGCCGCATTaggcaatgttttatttatgatcaGTAAGCGAAAGGATTTGTAGACTGCgctcatttcatttttttttaaggtacgTTCTGCCTTTTTTTAGCATGGGAGAAATAACCAAGTCAGCCCTAGTCGTCACTATCGTGCTGTGCTTGTATGACCAAACTAAATTGACAGAACGTCCTAACATATTGTGAACCTTTCCAACGAGCGCAATATTGAATTTCGTCTACAGCAATAGTCTCCCTtatatgattaaaatttattcgaaTCTTACAGAATTGTTGCGCCATTGCGAGACTGGGCTATCTGATTTGACCTTCAAAGAATGCTACTGCTTTgagtaaatgatttaattttcaatctCGAAAATGTATCGTGTATAATATGTAAAGCCACCTCGTCGTGATCTTAGGCTGTTACAGCGCATCCGTGTAAACCATTACATTATAAACTAGCGAACATTTAGGTAGTCCAATTCAGTGTGAACTCGCTTAAACACGATTTCACAATTTAATAGCCATTCCGGAATGAATGTAGTTCTTAAAACGTCGTTTTTTGCCCTCAGTGTCTATCTACCCTATTATAAAGTATTCCCTTACCCCAACCTACTTTTTACAGGTCTGAAAGAAGGTAACGAACTACACGATGTGTATAGTAGTGTCCGTATTGCGAAACTGTCTTCTTTCGAAACTACTTCCATGGTTTCACGCATTTTTGACCACAAGGATATAAGGTAGTATAGTGAAAGAGAAaagtgttttcatttttttttttattaattagcttATGACCTAAGCGACAGCGGGCACGGGCTGCGGCAGCGGCGCCGGCGCGAGCGAGCGGACGTCGCTAGTGGGCTCCAGCGGGACGGGCTCGTCCTTGGGCTCTGTCACCAGGATGTGGTCTGGCTGAGGCTTCTTCGGGCCGTTCTTGCCCTGTTGGTCCCCACGGAAGCATGATCTTGACCTGCAGATACAAAATAACGATATTAGGAAAGACATGCCAGCATTTTTTCGTCGACTTATTTCTAACTTTCATATTAACTGTAATGTAATGTTAAATTGACAGTTTGTCAgtagaacataaatattttcttttacataattGGTAATGTCCAGCTTGCACCGTACCAGAGCCTGTACAGACAAGCCCTCCAATAAACAAGCTGATTCAATCTGCCACAAATATTAGACCTCAAGTCATTGAGAAACATGAAATCCCTGATATTGTggtatacataaaaatacttctttGCAAGAAAATTTTATAGTTGTAGTCAAACTATCTATAAACTATGAAATGGAAGGTTAGTTACCTTGATTCCGAGCACTCCTTGCCTTAGAAGCACGTGTCGTGTGGCAGTGTTGACGTAGTCATTGCAGGGGTCACCAGAGTGGATCATGAGGCCATCCACAAACTTCATGGACTTGGCACGCTGACCACGCAGCTTGCCAGAGACGACGACCTCACAACCACGGGCTCCAGACTCCATGATGAAGCGGAGGACACCATAGCACGCACGACGTACAGCCAGacctgataaataaaaatatttttataggtttttacAATTTTTCGTTTTCAGTATTAACTCTTCTTGCTTAATAACTTACACACATGCACAGATTCTATACCAATTAATTGGCTCCTCATAACAGGTTCTGTATAGTGGTGCTTTTAACCtacatttcataaacatttataaatagttaaattacaattaccaAATCGATAAAAATTACAACTACTATTTCAATCTAAAATACCTTTACTATCTATTATAATTCATTGTGTTCATTTCTGgattatcttttatttactgtttctgAATGAGTGTTACTTATTACTTGAGATGTAACTTTAGGCTGCCAAAGCATAATGAGACTTGTTGCATGCCAAATAAGCTTAGGCATAGGTATTACATTAAGGTCATGGTTGGTTCAACTAGTAAATTTGCACGCTACCATGATTACCAATTCATAGGATGTAAGGGCAGTGAACTtatcgttttaaaagtaaagttacAACACATATAATGATGAGCCTACACTTATTCCATTGAAAATTTGGCGGTAATTGATAACTTTGGATGATAGTCATAGTTTTGattcatataaacaaaaatacatgtgtGTTCAGTCAAAGTAAAATTTTGGCTCTGTTAACTTTAGCTGTAGGATTCTAGTATCTTAGTAGATAACGATTTAAAGCATGGAGCGGTAAACCTCAAAACAGGTGAAAGTAGTATTATCTTCATAACTAACCTCCAATGAGTTTGTATCTGAGCGACTCAGCCTGGGCGATGGCGCACAGACCACGGGTCGCGACCTTCTCAGCGTACAGCTCTACGGACTGCTCAGGGATGTTGAACCTCTTCTGAACGACAGATGTCAGCTCACGGATTCTGCGACCCTTCTCTCCGAGCACGCTCTGTGTCCTGGTAGCCATAATGATGATCTCCGAGCGAGTCGGAGTGACGCGCACCTCCACACCGGAGTAGCCATCCTCAGCAAGCTCCCTGGTCAAGAACTCATTGAGTTCCGCCTTGAAAACTCCGTCTCCGACGAACTGCAAATTCACCGAGAGGTTATGTTTTGGTCATggcatttttacaaaatttaccACCACACActtcgtaaatataaaaacacgAGGGAAATTAACAGAATTAGTACATTAACGTTACAATGCTATAATACACAATAGAAAACACAATGTCCAAGTGCAGATGACAAGTACTGAAATATCCACTATCATCACAAGTTTCACAACTTTATCAAACccattatttcattatataGGCTCCTCagatattgttaaatattttgtggcatgtattttaacttatttaacaCTGAATTCAACGTACTTTTCGCTTTTTGGAAATGTTGTTCACCGCCATGATTGCAACGGGAGCGAAGGAAAAGGCCGGAAACAGATTATACAAACGTCAATGTCAATTTCGATTTCGTTCGGAAATTGTCTGTACTCATTGtcattaaatgaattataagagtataagttgaaattaatttgtatgttacagaaattaaaagaaaatcaaattagtCTACTTATAACTAAGAATATTAgtagaaaaacaaacatgaaactataagtatttttattcactCTTCTTACGCGAGCAAAATAATGTCTTTGTACGCGAATCCTTGTTTTCCGATTGTCGGGATTTCTGTAATGAGTTTTGCTTATCTCTTATGCAAACTACTTCAATATTAATTGCTTGCtattttttcaagttaaattaaaaggcttttttatttaacaatgacgtttttgttaaattttattcgaaCTTCACAAAAGTCACATCATCAAACAGCGTGACAGTCCCATTTTGacgaaattttataattttcaccGGCTTCTAAAAGGTCGAGTTCCAAGTCTatataacttttttgtttgttacatcagaacttcggactgaatgaactattactttttattcttttttcattttacctaAAAAATCCCTTATTTCGTTAAGTTTagctcagtattttttatttgaagtcggtttgcatatatttaatattaaaacaaatttgtttattgAGATCAATAGTTGGGGCAGATCTGCAAGAAAGGTTCTGCTTCCATCATtctacatctaatatataaaattcccgtatcacgatgttagttaccgtactcctctgaaacggGCTTAACCGacttttaccaaattttatatgcgtatcctgtaggtctgagaatcggctaaacATCTATATCtaggcaaaacaatgtttgctgcGTCAGCTAGTATTGGTATAATTCTGCATCCATCATTCTGCATCCATCATTCTGCATCCatcatcctgcatccatcattccacatttatcacaatttttttatcgtCCATCATCCACCGTCATAATAACAGACAagattttattgtctttttataaataacattatgaaGGTTTGTGCACCCATCGTTTGTACTACATGTTTTCCGTTTTTCCCACAGTCCGTGATCAGAATTAAGTGTTTATGTTTTAGTATACGAAGGACtgattcaatactttattggaCCCTCCACGACCAACGTCTGTTCTCCTATGGCGCCGGGTGGATGGTTTACTGTCGTCCCAGAATTAGGCGAGGAGGGCGTCGCTCTTTCCACGTCAGCCTGCACCCAACACTAGAAAGTGTACTGGTGGTGCTGCTCGGCGGAACACGGATGCAGCACGGACacagatgacgtagcacgggGGTTTAGTTTGAGTTAATAAGAATCTGACACTACCCGGTCTCCTCTTACCAAAAAAAGCGGCGGATGCCCGAAACCATATTTGATTAAAGTTCCCAAGAATCCTTTTGCCGTTGGTCCTGTGTACGCCTTTAATAACGACCGGGTCTCTTTTCATGAAACTATCCTTcaaatgaaaagagatacaaatataaatagatttcttttttaCCAAGTCTAAATGTCTAAAGACAAGGTATGCAGGTCGTTAGTGTTGCATATAATGGGTTTGGAAAAGGGTGCTGAAATAATGACACAGATTTTA
This DNA window, taken from Trichoplusia ni isolate ovarian cell line Hi5 chromosome 18 unlocalized genomic scaffold, tn1 tig00000867_group17, whole genome shotgun sequence, encodes the following:
- the LOC113506500 gene encoding LOW QUALITY PROTEIN: 40S ribosomal protein S3-like (The sequence of the model RefSeq protein was modified relative to this genomic sequence to represent the inferred CDS: deleted 1 base in 1 codon) → MAVNNISKKRKFVGDGVFKAELNEFLTRELAEDGYSGVEVRVTPTRSEIIIMATRTQSVLGEKGRRIRELTSVVQKRFNIPEQSVELYAEKVATRGLCAIAQAESLRYKLIGGLAVRRACYGVLRFIMESGARGCEVVVSGKLRGQRAKSMKFVDGLMIHSGDPCNDYVNTATRHVLLRQGVLGIKVKIMLPWGPQGKNGPKKPQPDHILVTEPKDEPVPLEPTSDVRSLAPAPLPQPVPAVA